In Burkholderia lata, the DNA window CGCCCGTCGCTTCACCCGAGCGGATCAGGTGCACGAGCACCGGCGGAAACGTCTTCACGTTGTTCAGCGCGCGCGACAGCGCGGAGCCTTCGCGCACCCGCACGATCGCGTCGTCGATGTTCGCGCGCATCGCACGGTTCGACAGCGTCTCGCCGGCCGCCTGCAACGCGCGCAGGATCGGCACGCCCGCCGCGGTGAGGATGCCGAGCGTGCTCGCGAAGCGCACCGTGTTGTAGCCGCGCACGAGCTTGCCCGCGAGCGGCGCGGTGAGCACCCAGCGGTCGAACGCGAGGCGAGGCCCGTCGCGCGACAGCGTCGCCTTCACGAACCACACGATCAGCACGACCGCGATCAGGATCGCCCACCACCAGTGCCGCACGAAATCCGACAGCGCCATCATCACGATCGTCAGCACGGGCAGTTGCTGCTTCGTGCTCGCGAACACGTTGACGACCTGCGGCACGACGTAGCTCAGCAGGAACGTGACGATGCCGAATGCGATCAGCGTGACGATCCCCGGATACGTGAACGCCAGCAGGATCTTCTGCTTCAGCGCGTTGCTCTGCTCGATGTAGTCGGCGAGGCGCGACAGCACGATGCCGAGCTTGCCGGTGTGCTCGCCCGCCGCGACGAGCGCGCGGTAGATTTCCGGGAAGTCGCGCGGATGCTGGCCCAGCGCATTCGCGAGCGAATGGCCGCCGAGCACCTCGGCGCGGATCGCGGCCATCAGTTCGCGGATGTAGTCGCGCTCGGCCTGCTCGGTCAGCACGCCGAGCGCCTCGTCGAGCGGCAGCCCGGCGATCAGCAGGCTCGCGAGCTGGCGCGTGAGGATCGCCTGTTCGCGCTGCGACAGCTTGCGGCCGAACGCGAGCCGCTGCGACCGCGCCCCGCGCGTCGCGCTGGCTGCCGGCTCGACGACGAGCGGCGTCAGCCCCTGCGTACGCAGCTGGCCGCGCGCGGCACGTGCGCTGTCGGCGTCGATGACGCCTTTCTGCGCGCGTCCCGCCGAATCGATTGCTTCGAAACGGAATGCCGGCATCGCGCTATGCGCCTCCCGTCACGCGCAGCACTTCCTCGAGCGACGTCGCGCCCGACGCGAGCCAGCGCTCGGCATCGTCGCGCAGCGTGCGCATCCCTTCCGCACGGCCGGCGGCGAGAATCTCCGCGTCGGCCGCGTTGCGGTGGATCAGCGAGCGGATCGACTCGTCGACCAGCAGCAGTTCGTACACACCGCGCCGGCCCGAATAACCCGAATGCCCGCACTTGTCGCAGCCGACCGGATGCCACACGGTGCGGCCTTCTTCCTGGCGTTCTTCCTTGCAGACGGGGCAGAGCTGCCGCACGAGCCGCTGCGCGAGCACGCCGAGCAGCGACGACGCGAGCAGATAGGGCTCGACGCCCATGTCGGTCAGACGCGTGACGGCCGAGGCCGCATCGTTCGTGTGCAGCGTCGCGAGCACGAGGTGGCCCGTCAGCGAGGCCTGCACCGCGATCTGCGCGGTTTCGAGGTCGCGGATTTCGCCGATCATGATCACGTCCGGATCCTGGCGCAGGATCGAGCGCAGCGCACGGGCAAAGGTCATCCCGATCCGCTCGTTCACCTGCGTCTGGCCGATGCCGCCGAGGTCGTACTCGATCGGGTCCTCGACGGTCATGATGTTGGTCGTCGCGGTTTCGAGCCGCGACATCGACGCATACAGCGTGGTCGTCTTGCCCGAACCCGTCGGGCCCGTGACGAGCACGATGCCGTGCGGGCGCGCGATCAGCTTGTCGAATTGCGCGAGCGTGTCGCGGCCCATCCCGAGCGCTTCGAGGTTCAGGCGCGCCGCATCCTTTTCCAGCAGACGCAGCACCGCACGCTCGCCGTGCCCGGTCGGCAGCGTCGATACGCGCACGTCGACCGGCCGTCCGCCGACGCGCAGCGTGATGCGGCCGTCCTGCGGCAGGCGTTTCTCCGCGATGTCGAGCTGCGCCATGATCTTGATCCGCGAGATCAGCGCGCCGTGCAGCGCCTTCTTCGGCCGCACGACATCGCGCAGCGTGCCGTCGACGCGAAAGCGCACGACCGATGCGTTCTCGAACGGCTCGATGTGAATGTCGGACGCCTGTTCGCGTGCCGCTTGCGTGAGCAGCGCGTTGATCATCCGGATGATCGGCGCGTCGTCTTCCGATTCGAGCAGATCTTCGACTTCGGGGATGTCCTGCATCAGCCGCGACAGGTCGACTTCGCCTTCGACCTCGCCGACCACCTGCGCGGCGCTGCCGTCCTGGCGTGCGTACGCATGGTTGATCGCCTGCGCGAGCTCGTCGGCCGGCACGCGATGCACGGAGATCGAGCCGAAGTTGCGCGCGATCTCCGCGAGCGCGGCGTCGCTCGTGCGTTCGCTGATCCACACCTCGAGCGTGTCGTCGAGCTGATGCGCGATCAGCACCTGGCCGCTCTTCGCGAAGCCGTACGGCAACAATCGCGCGGCGAGCGGCGACGGCGGCTGCCGTTCGCCCGGCGCGCCGTCGTGGGAGGGAGACGCGAGCACGTCGCTCACTGCGACGCTCCCGGCGTGGCCGTCAGCGGCTGTTGCGGCACCGCCTGCTGCGGCACGCTCTGCGGCTGCGCGGGCGTTGCCTCCGGCAACGGCTGGGCCGGCACCGGCACGACCTGGCGCTGCAGTTGCTGGCGACGCATCTTGTCGAGATCAAACAGGTTGCCGGCCGGCGTGCCGCCCTGGCTCGGGCCCAGCGGCATCGGCGGGACGAC includes these proteins:
- the gspF gene encoding type II secretion system inner membrane protein GspF; this encodes MPAFRFEAIDSAGRAQKGVIDADSARAARGQLRTQGLTPLVVEPAASATRGARSQRLAFGRKLSQREQAILTRQLASLLIAGLPLDEALGVLTEQAERDYIRELMAAIRAEVLGGHSLANALGQHPRDFPEIYRALVAAGEHTGKLGIVLSRLADYIEQSNALKQKILLAFTYPGIVTLIAFGIVTFLLSYVVPQVVNVFASTKQQLPVLTIVMMALSDFVRHWWWAILIAVVLIVWFVKATLSRDGPRLAFDRWVLTAPLAGKLVRGYNTVRFASTLGILTAAGVPILRALQAAGETLSNRAMRANIDDAIVRVREGSALSRALNNVKTFPPVLVHLIRSGEATGDVTTMLDRAAEGEARELERRTMFLTSLLEPLLILAMGGIVLVIVLAVMLPIIELNNMVQ
- the gspE gene encoding type II secretion system ATPase GspE, whose translation is MSDVLASPSHDGAPGERQPPSPLAARLLPYGFAKSGQVLIAHQLDDTLEVWISERTSDAALAEIARNFGSISVHRVPADELAQAINHAYARQDGSAAQVVGEVEGEVDLSRLMQDIPEVEDLLESEDDAPIIRMINALLTQAAREQASDIHIEPFENASVVRFRVDGTLRDVVRPKKALHGALISRIKIMAQLDIAEKRLPQDGRITLRVGGRPVDVRVSTLPTGHGERAVLRLLEKDAARLNLEALGMGRDTLAQFDKLIARPHGIVLVTGPTGSGKTTTLYASMSRLETATTNIMTVEDPIEYDLGGIGQTQVNERIGMTFARALRSILRQDPDVIMIGEIRDLETAQIAVQASLTGHLVLATLHTNDAASAVTRLTDMGVEPYLLASSLLGVLAQRLVRQLCPVCKEERQEEGRTVWHPVGCDKCGHSGYSGRRGVYELLLVDESIRSLIHRNAADAEILAAGRAEGMRTLRDDAERWLASGATSLEEVLRVTGGA